DNA from Halomonas sp. GFAJ-1:
ATCGCCAAGGCAACGTGTTGGTAGAAGGCATTGTTGGCGTACAAAAAGAAGCGGTGCTGGCCGCCAAACACAGCATCGTCACGGTGGAAGAGATTGTCGATGATCTGAACGCACACCCCAATGCTTGCGTGATCCCAAGCTGGGCGATCAGCGCCGTTGCGGTGGCCGAGAAAGGCGCGCTGCCTTCCTATACTCACGGTTATTACGGCCGCAGCAATCGCTTCTACAAGGAGTGGGATGCTATTGCTCGGGATCGCGACACCTTTACCCAGTGGCTTGACGACAACGTCTTTAATGCCGCCGATAACGTGGGAGGCCAAGCCTGATGAGCCTGGAATATACCTCGTCTGAAATGATGTCGGTGACGGCGGCGCGAGCGCTGGAGAACGGCATGACCTGTTTTGTGGGCATCGGGCTGCCCTCGGAAGCCGCCAACCTGGCGCGGCTGACCCATGCCCCTGATGTGGTGCTGATTTACGAGTCCGGCACGCTGCAAACCAAGCCTGCGATTCTGCCGCTTTCCATCGGTGATGGTGAACTGTGCGAATCAGCGCTGACCACCGTGGCGGTGCCGGAGATGTTCCGCTACTGGCTGCAGGGCGGCAAAATCGATGTGGGCTTTTTGGGCACCGCGCAAATCGACCGCTTTGCTAACCTTAACACCACCCTAATTGGCGATTACAAGGCACCCAAGGTTCGCCTGCCGGGTGGTGGCGGTGCCCCGGAAATTGCCACCAACGCCGGGGAAGTGTTTATCACCCTGAAGCACTCCAAACGTGCTTTTGTAAAAGATGTCGACTTCGTCACTACGCTAGGCTTTGGCCGCGACGGCAAAGGGCGTGATAACGTGCCCAATATCGGCAAAGGCCCCACCCGCGTCATCACCGACCTGTGCGTGATGAAGCCTGATCCCGACACCAAAGAGCTAGTGGTGGTATCGCTGCACCCAGGCGTAACCCGCGAGGACGTGATTGACGCCACCGGTTGGGAAGTACGCTTTGCCGAGCAGCTTGAGAGCACCCCGGAGCCCAACGAAAACGAGCTGACGATTTTGCGTGAGCTGAAAGCGCGCACCGAGCGAGCCCACGCGGGCGCATAAGAAGTACTTTATGAGGTGCATCGCGGGAGGTATCCGAGGATAGTAAACGCGTCGTGGTACGCGGCCGCAATGGGTATATCCACTTAACTGCCTAAAAGTCTACGCGAATGCGTGGGTAGTCGCTTATTGCGTAATAAAAAAGGGAGCCCGTTTAAGCGGGCACCCTTTTTTTAGGTAATGCTAATAACGCTTAAAGATGATTAAGCGCTTTTCTTCTTTGTGATCTTAGGATCGCTCGCTTTATCTTTTTGATCACTCGGTTTGCTGTCGCTGGCGTCGCTTGGCTGTGGGAGCGATGGCAGCGATTTGGCGAGCATTTCTACACTGTGGCGGTAGTAGAGCTGGCTCTTATTATGCTCGCCCATGCTGGCGTAGAGGCGGGCAAGCTCGGCACATACTTCACCATTGGGGCGCTGGCGCTGACTAGCTTCAAAGTATTCCAGCGCTTTTTCCCACTGGCCAATACGTAGCGATAGGCGCCCGCATGCTAACAGCAGTTCTGGGTCATTGGGGCGCTCTTGCAGCCATTTCTCTGCTTTCACCAGCTGGCGCGCTGCGTCTACGTTAAGCAAGCCGTAACGTTTTACCAGGCGTGCATCCCAGTGGTGGTCCAGCGAGTGATTGAGCAGCCGTTCAGCAATAGGCTCTTCGTTCGACTGGAGCAGCGCCTCGGTGTAGAGCACGATCAGCTCAGTATTCCCACGCAGGTAGTCCGGCATATCGGCCCATAACCCCCGCACGCGCTCGATATTCGTGGGGTTCTTGGCCTCAAACACAATCAGTTCACGGTAGGCCTTGAACTCCAGCTGCTCACGCTCTTGCTGAGTAATCAGCTTTTGCGCGGCTAAGCGCGGGATCAGGTGGCGTAGCCCCTCCCAATCGTTAACGCTGAGATGCACCTGCTTAAGCATCTTGAGCACTTGAGGGTGGTTGGTCAGCTGCTTATCCAAACGGTTAAGAATCGCCAGTGCTTCTTCAGGCTGCTGACGGTCGATCATCAACTGAGCCTGCATCAGGCCAATCGCTGTGTCGGCGCCTTCGGTCGTTAGCTGAGCCTTGTTGAGATGCTCTTGAGACTTAACATGGTGGCCTTGGTAGTGTGCCGCCAGCGCCGCTGAAAGGTAGTTAACCAGTGGGGTGCTGGAGTCATTGGCAGCGTTAACCAGCGTTTTTTCGGCTTTTTTGAAGCGGCCTTCGGTAAGGGCCACTAAGCCATGCACCGTGCGTTTCATGGCGCGGCGATTGCGGGCGCGGCTGTTCCAGGTGCGAAAGTTACCCACTGGACGAATAATGCCGCTTAAAAGCCGCAGGGCAAAGTGCAGCACAAGGAAGGCGGCGAGTAGCAGTACCAGGCCAAACCAGAAGGAGGTCTGTACCGAGGTTTCACCGACACGAATTAACCAGTAGCCAGGCACCGCCATCATTAGGTGCCCAAATAGGGCACCTACTGCAAGGCCTGCGACGATAAGAAGAATGAGCTTTCTCATGCATCACCTCCGCCTTGGCGACGCGATTCAAAGCGGTTTTCAATGAAGTTCGCTAGCGCCTGCTGTGACGCGCTGATATCGGGCAGTTCTGGCTTCACCTCGGTTTGCTTTAGCTCTTCTAGGCGATTAATGACGCTTTGAGTCTCGTCACGATCGGTGTCGTAGTAGCTGTTAAGTAGACCCAGGGCTTTATCAAGGCTCGCTTCGTAAAGTTCCTGCTCTTCTTTCAACAGGGCCAGTTGCGACTGCTCAAGCACTAGGCGCAGGCTTTGGCGCAGATAGGTCTCTTGCTCTGGAGTAATCAGCGTTTCCAACGCTTCGTCATGATGGCGAATCACGACAAGATCTTTTAACTCTTCGCCAAAGCGTGCCAGCTGGCGCTGGAAGGTACCTGTAGGCGGCTGCTCGATGCTAGAGGTAACGGCACGCTCTTCCACTTCCTGGGAAAGACGCAGGCCAGCGATGCGTTCCTGCTGGGCGTTCAGCGCCAGATAGATACCGGTGCGGTCTACGCGGGGTACCGCATCAAGGGCGGCCAGCTCATTGGCGATTTCACGGCGTACCGAGGTGAGTGCCGGGTTGTCGGCGTCCACTAGGCGGGCGTCGGCGGTGTTAAGCAGGGCGGCTGCACCATCGACATCACCTTCAAGCTGCAGGCGCTGGTTGGCTAAGCGCAGCAGATAGGCGGCTTCTGCGTGTAGCCAGTCGCGCTCGTCGGTTTCCTGCTCTTGGGAGAGCTGGGCCAGCACTTGATCCAGCGTCTCGTCGACGTCACTGCGGTAAGTGTCAAGTTCACTGCGCAGATCGCTCAAGGTGCTTTCCAGCGCCTGACTGCGCTCTGCTTCGCCACTTTCGATACGTGACTCAAGGTCGCTAACGGCCTGCTGGGAGGCGCTGTCTTCAGTCTGCTGAGTCAGCGCATCAATGCGCTGCTGTTGACTATCCAGGCGCTGCCAGCCTTGCCAAGCAACCAGTACTAATGCCACCGCCAGGATAATCACCAGCACAATGGCGAGCATGCCGCTCTTGCCACTGTTGCCGCCGTTGCCACTGTCGCTACCCGAGTGGCGGTCACCACCACTGTTAGTGGGCGGCGGCGTGAAGGCGCCTTTGGGGCTTGCGCTCGCGGTGCTCGTACCCGCTGCCTGTTTGGGGGCAGGCTCATCTTTTTTGGCACCGCTGTGTGGTGCTACAGGTGCGGCGCTTGTGGTGTCTTGCTTAGAATCGGCGGGTTGGTGGCCGCCTTTATTACGCCGCCGGGAACGGCTGTTCTTAGCGGCATAAGAGGAAGATGCTGAGGTAGTGCTTGACCCTGCAGGCTCGCTGTTGGAAGAGGCGGGCACGGCGGTATCGCTCGGCTTAGCGCCCTCTTGGGATGCATCGGCAGACGTCTTGTGTACGCCTTCCTGATCGTTTAGTTGTTTGCTCATCTGTCGCTAGCCCTTATTAAGTTCCTTGATCGACATCGGCACCCTTTGGGTTGCAGGACCGATCCAACGCGGCTGCTAGTGCAGCCGGCGTTGCTCCCGACGCCACCTTGAGGTCACAAAAACCCAGTTTACCGGCCAGTGTAGCTAAACGGTGACTGGAAACGATTAGCGGTTGGTTCAACGCTGCTTGATTACACCATTTTGCCAGATGTTCAAGCAGTTCGCTGCTGGTAACGATTAACGCCCGGTAATCGCCTACTAAAAGACGTTGCTGCATGGCCGCTGAGGGCGGTTGATACACTCGCCGATATACTTCTACGCGGATGACTTGCGCGCCACGCGTTTCCAGCGTCTCGGTGAGTAGTGTGCGGCCGCCTTCACCCGCTACCAGTAGTACTCTCTGGTGGGTTAATGCTTTTAGTGAGGCAAGTGCCAGCAGTGCCTCGCTGGTATCGTCACCGCTTGCAGGTGAAGGAATGTGAACGCGTACGCCTAGCAGGTTGTAAAGGGTGTAGGCGGTGGTGCTGCCAACACTGTAGTAATCAATCCCTACAGGAAGCTGCGGCCAATAACGCTCCAGCGCTTCGCTTAAACATTCGGCTGCGAAGGGGCTGACCACTACTATCTTATGGTACTGATCAATATCCAGCCAGATTCTGCGCTGTTCCGGTGTTTCAGGCAGTGCTTCAAGCTGCATGACCTCCAGGGATTCGACCCAAGCGCCCTGGGCGCGCAGCGCAGCGGCAAGCGCTTCACCACGCTCTCCGGGACGGCAGATCAGTACCGGTTGGGTCATACGTTGCGGCCGTAAACCTCGGCCAGGATATCCCCAGCCCCTTGGTCAAGGAGGTCTTCAGCCACCCGAATGCCCAGCGCTTCCGGCTCGTGGATGGAGCCACTGCCTTCGGCCCGTAGCACTTCGGTGCCTTCAGGGTTGCCCACTAAACCGCGCAGCCAAATGGTTTCGTTGGCCTTGTCGAGAATCGCATGACCACCGATAGGCACCTGGCAGCCGCCTTCTAAGCGGGTGTTCATTGCCCGTTCGGCGCGCACGCGGGTGGCGGTGTCAGGGTCATCCAGAGGAGCCAGTAAGCTGATCAGCTCAGGGTCATGCAAGCGGCATTCGATACCCAGCGCCCCTTGGCCGCAGGCCGGTAGGCAAATTTCTGGGGGCAATGCTTGGGCGATACGTGCATCCAGCCCTAGGCGTTGCAGCCCCGAGGTGGCAAGAATAATCGCATCAAATTCACCGGCGTCTAATTTTGCCAAGCGAGTTTGTACATTACCGCGTAGATTAAGAATTTGAAGATCAGGGCGGGCCTCGCGCATTTGCAGGCCACGGCGTAGGCTGGCCGTGCCGATGCGGGCACCTTCAGGCAGCTCTTCAATGTTGCTGTAGTGGTTGGAGACAAAAGCATCGGTGGGGTCGGCGCCATCTAAAATCACCGAAAGCCCGAGGCCTTCTGGGAAGTGCATCGGCACATCTTTCATAGAGTGCACGGCAATGTCTGCGCGGCCATCCAGCATGGCGTCTTCCAACTCTTTGACAAACAGCCCTTTACCGCCAATTTTAGAAAGCGGCGTGTCGAGAATTTTATCCCCTTTGGTAGAGAGCGGAACCAGCTCGACTTCCAAACCGCTGTGTGCCGCCATCAAACGGTCGCGGACGTACTCGGCCTGCCACATGGCCAACTGGCTTTTACGCGTGGCAATGCGCAATTTAGTGATGGATGACACGTTATTCTCCCTTGGCCGCTGACACGGCGCGTCGAACTATGATAAGTCTCATGATAAAGCACCCGGCCACACAGTAAAAATAACCGGTTAAATTTAAGCGTAGCGTTGAAACGCGACTTACATCTTTAGGTAACGCGATGCCCCTTGAAGAACCGCAAGGTCAGCTCGATCAATTTTTCCGGCTCTCGCAAGACATGTTCTGCTGCCTCGACGCTGCGGGCATAGTGCTTAACGTCAATCCTATGTTTGAAACACTGCTGGGCTATAGCGCTGCAGAGCTGGTGGGCCGACCGTGCGGTAAAGTGATCGACCCGCGTGATTATAAGGTGATTGAAACGGCGCTGGCGCAACTGCTTCAAGGAGAAATCATCAAAGCCTTTGATGTTCGCGCGTTAACCGCAGCAAGGCAACTGCTGTGGCTGGAAGTCACGGCGTCACTCGGCGATAAGGTGATTTATGTCATTGCCCGAGATATTACCCGGCGCAAGGCCATTGAAAAGCAGCTTTTACGCAATCAGCGGCTGCTGGAAATGGCGGGTGAGTCTGCGCTGATTGGTGGCTGGTACGTAGATGTGGTGAATAACGTGCCCGTTTGGTCAGACGAGCTGTGCCAAATTCACGGCATGCCGCCGGGGTTTAAACCCTCTGTGGAGGAGGCTTTCGCTTTTTATGCGCCAGGCTCTAGAGAACAACTGATGCGCGATTTTCAGGCGTGTAGCGATACCGGCATTAGTTTTGACGGCGAGTATGAGGTGATCACGCGTCAGGGGCGACACCTGTGGGTGAGAGCCATTGGCAGAGCGGTGAGAGATGAGCACGGAGAGATTTTTCAAATACAAGGCTCAACCCAGGACATTAGTCACCGTAAAGCCACCGAGCAAAAGCTACAGCTGCTAGAGCGCAGCGTTGAGTCGAGCACTAACGGCGTGATTATCGTTGATGCGCTCAGCGACGATCTACCGATGGTTTATGTCAATGCCGCGTTTGAGCGCATCACGGGCTACTCCCGGCAAGCCGTGCTGGGGCGTAACTGTCGGTTTCTTCAGGGAGAGGATACCGCGCCGGAATCTCGGCGACAGCTGCGTAAAGGTATTAATGCCCAGCGTGAAGTGCATGTGGTGATTCGCAACTACCGGTGCGACGGGACGCCGTTCTGGAACGATCTATACATTTCGCCGGTGCGCGATGAAGCCGGCGTAGTGACCCACTTTATTGGCGTACAAAATGACATTACCTCACAGCGCGAGTATCAAGCGCAGTTACGCCATAACGCGAGCCACGACGCGCTGACCGGGCTGCCTAATCGGTTGTTGCTCAACCAGCGCTTGGCCCAAGGGTGTCTGTTAGCAAAGCGCTACCATCGCTACTTAGCCGTTCTGTTTGTCGACCTAGATGACTTTAAGCCGATTAACGACACCCTGGGCCATGAAGTGGGGGATTTTCTGCTGATTGAAGTGGCTAAGCGGCTGGAGGAGGAGCTGCGCCCTTGGGATACCGTGGCGCGCTTTGGTGGCGATGAGTTTGTCGTGCTGCTGCCAGATTTAGCCCACGAGCAGGATGTACTGCAAGTGGTCGAGCGTCTGCTTGCCCGGGTTTCGTCGCCCTACTGGTATCGCACCAGCGAGCTACGAATTTCCGCGAGCATTGGTATTGCCACCGATGACGGGACTATGAGCGAGCCACGCCAGCTGATTCAACAGGCAGACCTTGCGATGTACAAAGCCAAGCGGCGGGGGCGCAACACCTACCAGTGGTATACCGATGAGTTAAATCGCAAGGTAACCGAGCGCGTCAGTTTGCGTCATGCTCTTCAGCAGGCCATTGAGCAAGACCAGTTTGAGCTACATTATCAGCCTCAGGTTTGCCAACGCGGCCGGGTGGCCGGGGTAGAAGCACTGCTCCGCTGGTACCATCCTGAGCGTGGCAATATCCCGCCAGTGCAGTTTATTAGCCTAGCGGAAGACACCGGGCAAATTATGCCCATCAGTGAGTGGGTGCTGGCCACCGCGTGCCGGGACGCGGTGGCCCTCAACGCCGCAGGCCACGGCCCGATCACCATGGCCGTTAATGTGTCACCTATGCAGTTTCAGCGGCCAGGTTTTTTGGCTTCAATAGAAAAAGCGCTACAAGAGAGCGGTCTTGCGCCTGAGCTGTTGGAGCTAGAGCTTACCGAAGGTGTGCTCATGGATAGCGCCGAGCACACGATTCAAGCGCTGCATGCCCTGCGCCGCATGGGGGTACACATAGCGCTGGATGACTTTGGTACGGGGTTCTCCAGCTTGAGCTACTTAAAGCGCCTACCCATTAATAAGCTCAAGGTTGACCGCTCCTTTGTGCGCGAAGTGGTTAACGACCGCCGCGACGCTGCCATTGTGGATGGCGTTGTCACCATGGCGGATAAGCTGGGTCTTGAGGTATTGATTGAAGGTATCGAAACCGCCGAGCAGTTTAACTATTTCAAAGGGGTTCAGCGTGCCCACTTCCAAGGTTACTACTTTGCTCGGCCGATGCCCCTTGCAGCGTTCTATGCGTTTTTACAATCCCCGCTTACCGCCACCGTTACAATTGAGTCACCTACGTCTTAAGCGGCCACTGTTTAAAACGGCATGCCGCTGAGTGCGGCGACTCTGGTACACTTTCGATTAACGATTCCATTAGTTTTGTCAGCAGGATATGCCTCCGATGAGCCAAGCTACGAACCAGTCTTGGGGCGGTCGCTTTAGCGAGCCCACCGATGCTTTTGTTGCACGCTTCACCGCGTCAGTAACGTTCGACCAGCGCCTAGCGCGCCAGGATATCCAGGGCTCTATCGCCCATGCCACCATGCTTGCCCGGGTAGGCGTGCTCAGCGATGAAGAGCGCGACGCCATTATTAACGGCCTGACCGAGATTCAGGGCGAGATTGAGCGGGGCGAGTTCAACTGGTCGGTGCCGCTTGAAGATGTGCACATGAACATTGAGGCGCGGCTGACCGATAAAATCGGCATTACCGGCAAGAAGCTGCACACCGGGCGCTCGCGCAACGACCAAGTGGCCACTGATATCCGCCTGTTTATGCGCGATGAAATCGACGTCATTGAAGCGGAATTGGTACGCCTGCGCGAAGGCATGATTGAGCTTGCCGACCGCGAAGCCGATACCATTATGCCGGGCTTTACCCACCTGCAAACGGCGCAGCCGGTCACTTTTGGCCACCACCTGCTAGCCTGGCAAGAAATGCTGGCCCGTGACCACGAACGCCTGCTGGACTGCCGCAAGCGCGTGAACGTACTGCCACTGGGCGCTGCAGCGCTGGCAGGCACTACCTACCCCATCGACCGCCACGTGACCGCTGAGCTGCTCGGTTTCGACCGCCCAGCAGAAAACTCCCTGGACGCCGTCTCCGATCGTGACTTCGCCATCGAATTTACCAGTTTTGCCAGCATTCTCATGATGCACCTGTCGCGCATGAGCGAAGAGCTGGTGCTGTGGACCAGCGCCCAGTTTGACTTTATCGACCTGCCTGACCGTTTCTGCACCGGCTCCTCCATCATGCCGCAGAAGAAAAACCCGGACGTGCCTGAGCTGGTGCGCGGTAAAACTGGCCGGGTCTACGGGCACTTAATGGCGCTGCTGACGCTCATGAAGTCCCAGCCGCTGGCCTACAACAAAGATAATCAGGAAGACAAAGAGCCGCTGTTTGACGCGGTAGACACCGTGCGCGACTGCTTAAAAGCCTTTGCCGACATGGTGCCCGCCATTGAGCCCAAGAAAGAGAGCATGTATGAAGCCGCGCGGCGGGGCTTCTCCACTGCTACAGACCTCGCTGATTACTTAGTGCGCAAAGGCGTTGCCTTCCGTGATGCCCACGAAATTGTTGGTTTGTCAGTGGCCTATGGCCTGAAAACCAAAAAAGACCTCTCGGAAATGACCCTGGAAGAGCTGCAGCAGTTCTCCACCATTATCGAGCAGGACGTGTTTGAGGTGTTAACGCTAGAAGGCTCTGTAGCGGCGCGTAATCACATTGGCGGCACCGCGCCTGACCAAGTGCGCGCAGCGGCAAGCCGTGCCCGCGAAGCGCTGGCAGCGCTTAAAGGTGATGCATGAAGCGGCAAGCCTTCACATTGAGCGCAGTGCTACTAACGGCGCTGCTACTCGTCGGCTGTGGCCAGAAAGGACCGCTTTATCTGCCTGACGATACCAACGATTCGGCCGCCGAGCAGGAGGGGTAATGGATCACTTTAACTACCGTGACGGCGTTCTTTATGCTGAAGATGTGCCGCTAACGCAGCTGGCTGACGCGCTGGGCACGCCTTGCTATGTCTACTCCAAGGCAACGCTGAAGCGCCATTTCCGTGCCTATACCGAAGCGCTAGGTGGCCACCCGCACCTGATTTGCTACGCGGTAAAAGCAAATTCCAACCTTGCTGTTTTAGGGCTGCTAGCAACGCTAGGCGCCGGGTTTGATATCGTCTCAGTGGGCGAGCTTGAGCGCGTATTGAAAGCCGGTGGTGACCCTGCAAAAGTGGTTTTCTCGGGGGTTGCCAAGCAGCCTCAGGAGATGGCCCGCGCCCTTGAGGTTGGCATCAAGTGTTTTAACGTTGAGTCGCGCTCAGAGCTTGAGCGCTTGAATCGCGTGGCAGGTGAGCTGGGAAAAATTGCGCCAGTCTCGCTGCGGGTTAACCCGGATGTAGACGCGGGCACCCACCCGTATATTTCTACCGGCTTGAAAGATAACAAGTTTGGTATCCCGGTAGATGAAGCGCTAGACGTTTATCAGCTAGCGGCCAGCCTGCCCAACCTGCGGGTGGCAGGGCTTGATTGCCATATCGGTTCCCAGCTTACCGAAACCGCGCCGTTCTTGGATGCCCTAGAGCGGTTATTAATGTTGATGGAGCGGTTGCGTGAGCGTGGCATCGAAATCGACCACCTGGATTTAGGCGGCGGCCTGGGTGTGCCTTACCGCGATGAAACGCCACCCCAGCCATTTGATTACGCCAGCCAGTTGCTGGCGCGTCTCTCTCGCTGGAAAGGCGGTGAAACGCTGACCCTGCTGTTTGAACCCGGCCGCTCCATTGCCGCCAATGCAGGTGTCATGCTGACTCGCGTGGAGTTTTTAAAGCCTGGCGAAACTAAAAACTTTGCGATTGTTGATGCCGCCATGAATGACTTGATTCGCCCGGCGCTGTATCAAGCATGGCAGGCCATTGTGGCGGTGGATACTCGCCACGAGCGCGCAACAGCCACCTACGATGTGGTGGGGCCGGTGTGCGAAACCGGTGACTTCTTGGGTAAAGAGCGCGAGCTGGCGATTACCGAAGGCGACCTGCTGGCGGTGCGCTCGGCGGGGGCTTATGGTTTTGTGATGGCCTCCAATTACAACAGTCGCCCGCGTCCGCCAGAAGTGATGGTAGATGGCAGTCACTACCATGTAATACGCGCCCGGGAAAGTTTGGAAAATCTGTGGGCTGGCGAGGCGCTGTTGCCTGAAGGGGCGCGCTGATGCTGCTCCACTTCACTAAAATGCACGGCCTGGGCAACGACTTTATGGTCGTTGACCTTGTCACTCAGCGCGCCAGGTTGCTCGATGAGCAGATCCGCCAGTTGGCGGATCGCCGCTTTGGCATTGGCTTTGACCAGCTATTAATCGTCGAGCCGCCCCGAGACCCGGAGATGGATTTTCGTTACCGCATCTATAACGCCGACGGTAGCGAAGTGGAAAACTGCGGCAACGGCGCGCGCTGCTTTGCCCGCTTTGTGCGTGACCAGCGCCTGACCCATAAACATGAAATCCACGTGGAAACCGCGGGTGGCCCGCTGGTGCTGAACGTGCAGCACGATGGCATGGTGCGCGTGGATATGGGCAGACCACGCTTTAACCCTGCCACGCTGCCGTTTGAGGCGCCTGGCGACCAGCCGCTTCATGAGGTGGCTGTGGAGGGGGAGACGCTGCAGCTGGGCGTAGTGTCCATGGGCAACCCCCATGCGGTTTTGCAGGTGGAGAGTGTCGATAGCGCACCGGTGGAGCGCTTAGGGCCGCTGCTTGAATCACACCCGCGCTTTCCCAAGCGAGTGAACGTCGGCTTTATGCAAGTGGTGGCGCCCAATGAGATCCGCCTGCGCGTGTTTGAGCGTGGCAGCGGCGAAACCCTTGCCTGCGGAACCGGCGCCTGTGCCGCCGTGGCTAGCGGTATCCGCCAAGGGCTGTTGAAAAGCCCGGTGACGGTACACCTACCGGGGGGGCAGCTCAGTATTGAGTGGCCTGACCCTGAAGCATCGCTTGTCATGGTTGGGCCCGCAACACGGGTCTTTGATGGTCGTGTAGCACTCATCTAATTCGAGGAGAACGGCGATGTCACAAGCCCCCGAGCCGCGCAAGACGCTCGACCCTGACCAAGTGGCGTTTTGGCTGGCCCGTCATCCCGATTTTTTTGTCGGTCGAGAAGGGCTATTGCAGCAGCTCAAGGTGCCCCATCCCCATATAGAGGGTGCCGTATCGCTGCTTGAGCGGCTAGTCATTGATTTGCGCCAGCGCGCCGAAACCGCGGAAGACCGCCTAGAGCACCTGCTGGAGACCGCACGGCATAACGAGTCCCAATATCGCCGCCTGCGAGAAACGCTGCTGGCGCTGGTCGAAGCGCAAGATCGTGATGCGTTAGCCCAGGCCCTGGCCACCCAGCTAAGCGAGCGTTTTGATACGCCCGCTATGGCGCTGTGGTGCCCGGCGTCATTAAGCGATAGCGAAGCCGCGCCCCCACAGCCGCCGCGTCACGTGTTAGACCAGCACGCCAGCGCGCGGTTAGCGGCGCTGCTGGATGGCCGCACCAGCCGTTGCGCCAAGCTTAGCGTGAGCGACTGGAAGTGCCTGCTGCCCCATACCAAGGCGCCGCGTAGGGCCGGTTCCTGCGCCATTTCACGGCTATCGGCAGGGGAGCCGCTAGGGTATTTACTGCTTGCCAGTCCCGACCCCGAGAGCTACCGCGCCAGTATGGATACGCTGTTTACCGAGTACCTGGGCGATATTGTGGCGCGGCTGTTGATGCGCCTGGAACCCCATGCCTAACACGTCCATTGCTGAGCAGGTTGAGCGCTATTTAGCGGTCCTGGCGGCCCACGCAAGCCCGGCTACGGTAGCGGCTTATCGCCAGGATTTAGCCGCGCTTTGCCGCTTTACGCAGCAGCGTGACATCACTGAGCCCAGCGCGCTGGATGCCACCCTGCTCAGAGCATTTTTAGGGGCCGAGCGCAGCCGTGGCCTAGCCCCCAGAAGCCTGGCACG
Protein-coding regions in this window:
- a CDS encoding diaminopimelate decarboxylase encodes the protein MDHFNYRDGVLYAEDVPLTQLADALGTPCYVYSKATLKRHFRAYTEALGGHPHLICYAVKANSNLAVLGLLATLGAGFDIVSVGELERVLKAGGDPAKVVFSGVAKQPQEMARALEVGIKCFNVESRSELERLNRVAGELGKIAPVSLRVNPDVDAGTHPYISTGLKDNKFGIPVDEALDVYQLAASLPNLRVAGLDCHIGSQLTETAPFLDALERLLMLMERLRERGIEIDHLDLGGGLGVPYRDETPPQPFDYASQLLARLSRWKGGETLTLLFEPGRSIAANAGVMLTRVEFLKPGETKNFAIVDAAMNDLIRPALYQAWQAIVAVDTRHERATATYDVVGPVCETGDFLGKERELAITEGDLLAVRSAGAYGFVMASNYNSRPRPPEVMVDGSHYHVIRARESLENLWAGEALLPEGAR
- a CDS encoding diaminopimelate epimerase — translated: MLLHFTKMHGLGNDFMVVDLVTQRARLLDEQIRQLADRRFGIGFDQLLIVEPPRDPEMDFRYRIYNADGSEVENCGNGARCFARFVRDQRLTHKHEIHVETAGGPLVLNVQHDGMVRVDMGRPRFNPATLPFEAPGDQPLHEVAVEGETLQLGVVSMGNPHAVLQVESVDSAPVERLGPLLESHPRFPKRVNVGFMQVVAPNEIRLRVFERGSGETLACGTGACAAVASGIRQGLLKSPVTVHLPGGQLSIEWPDPEASLVMVGPATRVFDGRVALI